The following proteins come from a genomic window of Companilactobacillus pabuli:
- a CDS encoding transcriptional regulator, producing the protein MYNNQYLKAFFTLKKIKQSDIAKLLEKSTSTIRRKNDDLGFTQKEILLIHEKYDIPIEAFFYDSSDEKYIKKFL; encoded by the coding sequence ATGTATAACAATCAATATCTAAAGGCTTTTTTCACTCTTAAAAAAATTAAACAGAGTGATATTGCCAAACTCTTGGAAAAATCTACATCAACTATTCGTCGTAAAAATGATGATTTAGGTTTTACCCAAAAAGAGATTTTACTCATTCATGAGAAATATGACATCCCCATCGAAGCTTTTTTCTATGACAGTTCCGATGAAAAGTATATCAAAAAATTCTTATAG
- a CDS encoding GNAT family N-acetyltransferase, whose protein sequence is MTRFRQATINDAKELVAIYAPYITNTTITFETEIPTEKDFQQRIEDITAKFPYLVAVDDNDKILGYAYAHLYGTRAAYAWTVEASIYVDHNYKGHGLGRELYQRLETILKKQGVVNLLAAVTEENSGSVKFHEKMGYKKVGTFQKAGFKFGRWLDVIWLQKEINPKLLEMKPIIPFYKLS, encoded by the coding sequence ATGACAAGATTTAGACAAGCTACTATTAATGATGCTAAAGAATTAGTAGCGATTTATGCACCATATATTACTAATACCACAATTACTTTCGAAACTGAGATTCCAACTGAAAAAGATTTCCAACAACGTATCGAAGATATTACAGCTAAGTTTCCTTATTTAGTGGCCGTAGATGATAATGATAAGATTTTAGGTTACGCTTATGCCCATTTGTATGGCACACGTGCTGCTTATGCATGGACTGTTGAAGCTAGTATTTATGTTGATCACAACTATAAGGGCCATGGTTTAGGAAGAGAACTTTATCAACGATTAGAAACTATTTTAAAGAAACAGGGCGTTGTTAATTTATTGGCAGCAGTAACTGAAGAAAATAGTGGTAGCGTGAAATTCCATGAAAAAATGGGCTATAAAAAAGTAGGAACCTTTCAAAAAGCTGGTTTCAAATTTGGGCGTTGGCTAGATGTGATTTGGTTACAAAAGGAAATCAATCCTAAATTACTGGAAATGAAACCAATTATTCCTTTTTATAAATTAAGTTAA
- a CDS encoding NAD(P)H-binding protein yields the protein MTNVLIIGATGLVGQKVTKYFLEKTDDYLTLMARNTSILSIDEKRERTVEGDVIDDEPLMEALKGNDVVFVALDSNLEQSTQRILDGMKKLGVKRILFASSMGLYNDVPVSDGASGNLTEDAILKHYQAAAQMVADSGLNYTIIRPGNFDNGQDLNYEVTADGEENKSQDVSIVSVADFVVKLAQDEKLGSEESLGISRKEA from the coding sequence ATGACAAATGTTCTAATAATCGGTGCAACTGGCTTAGTTGGTCAAAAGGTCACCAAGTATTTTCTAGAAAAGACTGATGATTATTTAACTTTGATGGCTCGCAATACTAGTATTTTGTCTATTGATGAAAAGCGTGAACGTACAGTTGAAGGGGATGTCATTGACGACGAACCTTTAATGGAAGCTTTGAAGGGGAACGACGTTGTTTTCGTGGCTTTGGATAGTAATTTGGAGCAATCAACGCAACGAATCCTTGATGGAATGAAGAAACTTGGTGTCAAGCGGATTCTTTTTGCCAGTTCAATGGGATTATACAACGATGTACCAGTCAGTGATGGTGCCTCAGGCAATTTGACTGAAGATGCTATTTTGAAGCATTATCAAGCTGCAGCACAGATGGTAGCCGATTCGGGATTGAATTATACAATAATTCGCCCAGGAAATTTTGATAATGGTCAAGATTTGAATTATGAGGTTACTGCTGACGGTGAAGAAAATAAGAGTCAGGATGTATCGATTGTCAGTGTTGCTGATTTTGTAGTGAAATTAGCTCAAGATGAAAAGCTAGGTTCTGAAGAAAGTTTAGGTATTAGTCGAAAAGAAGCATAA
- the hemH gene encoding ferrochelatase, which yields MSQGLLLVNLGSPASPQTSDVKKYLQEFLSDQNVIEMPRALWQPILRGIILPLRSWRSATFYQDSWLENGSPLIVNTKLITDGVQQCLPQWNVQMAMTYGQPDIKQTLQKMQQDGCSNIILLPLFPQYTQSSTKSIIDQAKTANVNLTIIDRFYQESTYQEILAKKIQQAWDNDSYDELFFSYHSIPTAMVKHGDPYQKECLATTEAVSKLLNIPQNQIKTVYQSKFGPMPWLKPYLKNALMQAVELGKRNILIVTPSFVADCLETIEEDYVQNYQTFKASGGNKFQLVSPMNDDPDFCQFLADLAQRNLVQNL from the coding sequence ATGTCTCAAGGATTACTTTTAGTAAATTTAGGGTCACCAGCTTCTCCTCAAACTAGTGATGTCAAAAAATATCTTCAAGAATTTCTCAGTGATCAAAATGTTATTGAAATGCCTAGAGCCTTATGGCAACCCATTTTGCGAGGTATTATCTTACCATTAAGATCTTGGCGTTCGGCAACATTTTATCAAGATTCTTGGTTAGAAAATGGATCACCATTAATCGTAAATACTAAATTGATTACTGACGGTGTTCAACAATGTTTGCCACAATGGAACGTCCAAATGGCAATGACCTACGGCCAACCGGATATTAAACAAACTTTGCAAAAAATGCAGCAAGACGGTTGTTCAAATATAATTTTGTTGCCACTCTTTCCCCAATATACGCAAAGCAGCACCAAATCAATTATTGATCAGGCCAAAACTGCTAATGTCAATTTAACGATCATTGACCGCTTTTATCAGGAAAGTACATACCAAGAAATTCTAGCTAAAAAAATTCAACAGGCTTGGGATAATGATTCTTATGATGAATTATTCTTCAGCTATCACAGTATTCCTACGGCGATGGTAAAACATGGCGATCCTTATCAAAAAGAATGTCTTGCCACAACTGAAGCTGTTTCAAAGCTACTAAATATTCCTCAAAATCAAATCAAAACGGTCTATCAATCTAAATTTGGTCCCATGCCTTGGTTAAAACCTTACTTAAAAAATGCTTTGATGCAGGCCGTTGAATTAGGAAAAAGAAATATCTTAATTGTCACCCCTTCCTTTGTCGCTGATTGTTTAGAGACTATCGAAGAAGATTACGTACAAAACTATCAAACTTTTAAAGCTAGTGGTGGAAATAAATTTCAATTAGTCTCACCAATGAACGACGATCCTGATTTTTGCCAATTTTTAGCCGATTTAGCACAAAGAAATCTGGTTCAAAATTTATGA
- a CDS encoding sugar O-acetyltransferase, producing MDIEQDPAYQQMINGELYLESKPLSDLRNDVRTKLMKYNLIADSNERNEKIKSLMKSVGDRFFAEPTLYFSYGVNITIGNHFYANHDVMLCDEGKITIGNDVKFGPKVGLYTPKHPMDPAVRRTEAERVAPITIGNDVWVGGGASILPGVTLGNNVIVGAGSVVTHSFPDNVIVVGNPARILRKNEPQK from the coding sequence ATGGATATTGAACAAGATCCTGCGTATCAGCAGATGATAAATGGAGAACTTTATTTAGAATCAAAACCTTTATCCGATCTACGCAACGATGTACGTACTAAATTAATGAAATACAATTTAATCGCTGACAGTAACGAGCGCAACGAAAAGATTAAGAGCCTAATGAAATCAGTTGGTGATAGATTTTTCGCTGAACCTACGCTTTATTTCAGTTATGGAGTTAACATCACTATTGGTAATCACTTCTACGCTAACCACGATGTAATGCTCTGTGACGAAGGAAAAATCACTATCGGTAATGATGTTAAGTTTGGCCCCAAAGTTGGTCTCTACACGCCTAAACATCCCATGGACCCAGCTGTTAGAAGAACTGAAGCCGAAAGAGTTGCCCCAATTACCATTGGAAATGACGTTTGGGTCGGAGGTGGCGCTAGCATCTTGCCCGGTGTTACTTTAGGAAACAACGTTATCGTTGGTGCAGGATCAGTTGTTACTCATTCATTCCCCGACAATGTTATTGTTGTCGGCAATCCCGCAAGAATTTTAAGAAAAAACGAACCTCAAAAATAA
- a CDS encoding glycoside hydrolase family 65 protein — MEFCVDTNKNNSWYVGTKNYDSKMINKIETIMFQGNGYVGMRGVTEEPQLNEKRDMFVSGTFDAFPSEVTELPNLPDLLNMVFQVDGQTLNLKDGQVKGYHKYLDMKNGELTREFTWIINHKQINFKFTRFVSMDNYHLLASKVTVSADKNIDLKIKSGIDGQQSNSGTQHLMEGSKRFYEGKFIQLTEKSQQSKIEFVFNSMHKLFVNEVLLNDKPYIKMGRRQIFENYDVDLAAGQVFQIVKYSNVFTSIDKDVKDDDLAETSVNCLKKSSWANYHELLQKSARAWDKKIWKKSFVEIKSKDIEPQVAINFARYQLAANTPHSPNMNIGAKGLTGEGYKGHTFWDTEIFMLPYFIFTMPKIARNLLEYRYLGLEGAHKKAIRNGYRGAEFPWEAACPSDGETAPLWGSADIVTGEPMKVWSGFIEQHITGDVVYAVMEYLNATNDRDFAKKMGYEIILDAAKFWVSRLEYDQDHERYEITNVIGPDEYKEHADNNAYTNYLAHWCIQKAIQVVNILKEDHPDLYVTLDKKLDLAEAYNDWISRVNKIYLPQPNKQGVIPQDDKYLSKKKIDVTKYQINDQISEIFKDYNLDQVNNLQVTKQADVMLLINLFDDYFDKDVKLANWNYYEPKTTHESSLSMPPHSMIANELGLDDQAYKFYRWTCETDMGVHVGKSIQGMHLASCGGIWSMTVQGFGGVRISNGKLRIDPHLPKAWSSLKYRICWHGSIVKVSITHDEMEVEVVGDGIEFINNGQEYQVPDNSKIEVDDFVPEKTER, encoded by the coding sequence ATGGAATTTTGTGTAGATACAAATAAAAATAATAGTTGGTATGTTGGAACTAAAAATTACGATTCTAAAATGATCAATAAAATTGAAACAATTATGTTTCAAGGTAATGGTTACGTCGGTATGAGAGGCGTAACGGAAGAACCACAATTAAATGAAAAGCGTGATATGTTCGTGTCCGGGACATTCGATGCCTTTCCAAGTGAAGTAACAGAGCTGCCTAACTTACCAGATTTGTTAAACATGGTCTTTCAAGTTGATGGACAAACTTTGAATTTAAAAGATGGTCAAGTAAAGGGATATCATAAATACCTCGATATGAAGAACGGTGAATTGACACGTGAATTTACATGGATTATTAATCATAAACAAATTAATTTTAAATTCACTCGTTTCGTTTCGATGGATAATTACCATTTGTTAGCATCGAAAGTAACCGTTAGTGCTGATAAGAATATTGATTTGAAGATTAAATCTGGAATTGATGGTCAACAGTCAAACAGTGGCACACAACATCTTATGGAAGGCAGTAAGAGATTTTATGAAGGTAAATTCATTCAATTAACCGAAAAATCACAACAATCTAAGATTGAATTTGTCTTCAATTCGATGCATAAATTATTCGTCAACGAAGTTTTATTAAATGACAAACCTTATATCAAGATGGGACGTCGGCAAATTTTTGAAAATTATGATGTTGACTTGGCAGCTGGTCAGGTTTTTCAGATTGTGAAGTATAGCAATGTCTTTACAAGTATCGATAAAGACGTTAAAGATGACGATTTGGCAGAGACTTCAGTTAATTGTTTGAAGAAATCTAGTTGGGCCAATTACCATGAGTTGTTACAAAAATCAGCCCGGGCTTGGGATAAAAAGATATGGAAAAAGAGTTTTGTCGAAATCAAGTCTAAAGATATTGAGCCACAAGTAGCGATTAATTTTGCCCGTTATCAATTAGCTGCTAACACACCGCATTCTCCAAATATGAATATTGGTGCTAAAGGGTTAACTGGTGAAGGTTATAAAGGCCATACATTTTGGGATACAGAAATTTTCATGTTGCCATATTTCATTTTTACAATGCCTAAGATTGCTAGAAATCTTTTAGAATATCGTTATTTGGGACTAGAAGGTGCCCACAAGAAAGCAATTAGAAATGGTTATCGTGGAGCTGAATTTCCTTGGGAAGCTGCTTGTCCTAGTGATGGTGAGACAGCTCCACTTTGGGGTTCCGCTGATATTGTGACTGGTGAACCAATGAAAGTTTGGTCTGGTTTTATTGAACAACACATTACTGGCGATGTCGTTTATGCAGTAATGGAATATCTGAATGCCACTAATGATCGAGATTTTGCTAAAAAGATGGGTTACGAGATTATTTTGGATGCGGCCAAATTTTGGGTCAGTCGTCTGGAATATGATCAAGACCATGAGCGTTATGAAATAACTAATGTTATTGGACCTGATGAGTATAAGGAACATGCGGATAATAATGCTTATACTAATTATTTAGCTCATTGGTGTATTCAAAAAGCCATTCAAGTCGTTAATATTTTGAAGGAAGATCATCCAGATCTTTACGTAACCTTAGATAAGAAACTAGATTTGGCTGAAGCTTATAACGATTGGATTTCACGCGTAAATAAGATTTATTTACCACAGCCAAATAAGCAGGGAGTAATTCCTCAAGATGATAAGTATCTGTCTAAGAAAAAAATCGATGTAACTAAGTATCAAATAAATGATCAAATTAGTGAGATTTTTAAGGATTATAATTTGGATCAAGTTAATAATTTACAAGTTACTAAACAAGCCGATGTGATGTTATTGATTAATTTATTCGATGATTATTTTGATAAAGACGTGAAATTGGCTAATTGGAATTACTATGAGCCAAAGACGACTCACGAATCTTCTTTATCTATGCCACCACATTCAATGATTGCTAATGAGTTAGGATTAGATGATCAAGCTTACAAATTCTACAGATGGACTTGTGAGACTGATATGGGAGTTCATGTTGGTAAATCTATTCAAGGGATGCATTTGGCATCTTGCGGTGGAATTTGGAGTATGACCGTTCAAGGCTTCGGTGGTGTGAGAATCTCCAATGGTAAACTACGGATTGATCCACATCTTCCTAAGGCTTGGTCTAGTTTGAAGTATCGGATTTGTTGGCATGGCAGTATTGTCAAAGTTTCCATCACGCATGATGAAATGGAAGTAGAAGTTG
- a CDS encoding NAD(P)H-binding protein — MKNILIIGATSAMGELATKYFLNKTDDNITLMARYTNLLTIDEKRERVYQGDIIDKDVLDAAMKGIDVVLVSLDSNEERLIQKIIEAMDRANVDRFLFLTSMGICNEVPIYAGASGNLTERSILEPYQQVISRIENSDLNYTIIRPSWLDDGSDIKNYQIDHNGKPFQVDTVSRNSVADLILRLASNDQLDARDNIAISRKM; from the coding sequence ATGAAAAATATTTTAATTATTGGTGCAACTAGTGCCATGGGTGAACTTGCTACTAAGTATTTTTTGAACAAAACTGATGATAATATTACTTTGATGGCACGTTATACGAATCTTTTGACGATTGATGAAAAAAGAGAACGTGTATATCAAGGAGACATTATTGATAAAGATGTTTTGGATGCTGCAATGAAGGGAATCGATGTGGTTTTAGTTTCATTGGATAGTAATGAAGAACGTCTTATCCAAAAGATCATTGAAGCTATGGACAGAGCAAATGTTGATCGGTTTCTATTTTTGACATCGATGGGGATTTGCAATGAGGTACCCATTTACGCCGGAGCATCTGGTAATTTAACTGAACGTTCAATTTTGGAACCATATCAACAAGTTATTTCTAGAATTGAAAATTCGGATTTAAATTATACGATTATTCGTCCTAGTTGGTTAGACGATGGATCAGATATTAAGAACTACCAAATTGATCATAATGGAAAACCATTTCAAGTTGATACAGTTTCACGCAATAGTGTGGCTGATCTAATTCTTCGTCTAGCCAGCAATGACCAACTTGATGCTCGTGACAATATAGCTATCAGTCGTAAAATGTAA
- a CDS encoding flavodoxin produces MAKLIIYFSLSNNTKKAAQKVQEITGADIYRLEAKNPYPEGYSKYSKVGMKEFEDDIHPEIKEKIPNLEKYDTIYLNNMILLIRRLFLLQQLGVQVLVNPCLP; encoded by the coding sequence ATGGCAAAATTAATTATCTATTTTTCACTTTCTAATAATACTAAAAAGGCCGCTCAGAAGGTCCAAGAAATCACTGGGGCTGATATTTATCGTCTAGAGGCTAAAAATCCTTATCCAGAAGGGTATTCTAAGTATTCTAAAGTTGGAATGAAAGAGTTTGAAGATGATATTCATCCTGAGATCAAAGAAAAGATTCCAAATTTGGAAAAGTACGACACGATTTATTTGAACAATATGATTTTACTAATAAGAAGATTGTTCCTTTTACAACAACTGGGGGTTCAAGTGCTAGTGAATCCTTGCCTTCCGTGA
- a CDS encoding aldo/keto reductase, translated as MTKLTDTFDIYNGVKIPKVAFGTWQIPASEARQAVEDAIKTGYRHIDTALAYQNEKEVGQAVRESGVKREDIFVTSKLPGGTKTYEGALADFETTMKNLDLDYLDLYLVHAPWPWDEIGSNYDKENTEVWRAMEEIYNSGRVKAIGVSNFNVHDLENVLKTATIKPMVDQIQYYIGFTEPKITEFAKDNDILVEAYSPLATGGLINNPDVKKIADKYNVSVPQLAIEFVIQNGVLPLPKAVHKEHIVANTKLDFTISDEDMKTLNEFPDTAPSHFHNPTQG; from the coding sequence ATGACTAAATTAACAGATACTTTTGATATTTATAATGGTGTAAAAATTCCTAAGGTAGCATTTGGTACTTGGCAAATTCCAGCAAGTGAGGCTAGACAAGCGGTTGAAGATGCTATCAAAACAGGATATAGACATATCGATACAGCCCTAGCTTACCAAAATGAAAAAGAGGTCGGACAAGCTGTTAGAGAATCTGGTGTTAAACGTGAGGATATATTCGTAACTTCAAAATTACCAGGTGGAACCAAGACTTATGAGGGTGCTTTGGCTGACTTTGAAACTACAATGAAGAATTTGGACTTAGATTATTTGGATCTTTATTTGGTTCACGCTCCATGGCCATGGGACGAGATTGGTTCTAATTATGATAAGGAAAATACTGAAGTATGGCGTGCTATGGAAGAAATTTATAATTCTGGACGTGTCAAAGCAATCGGTGTTTCCAACTTCAATGTACATGATTTAGAGAATGTTTTGAAGACGGCTACGATTAAACCAATGGTCGATCAAATTCAATATTATATTGGCTTTACTGAACCTAAGATTACTGAATTTGCTAAAGATAACGATATCTTAGTCGAAGCTTATTCACCTTTGGCAACCGGTGGTTTGATCAACAATCCAGATGTTAAGAAAATTGCTGATAAATATAATGTTAGTGTTCCTCAATTGGCGATTGAGTTCGTTATTCAAAATGGCGTTTTGCCTTTACCTAAGGCAGTTCACAAGGAACATATCGTTGCGAATACGAAATTAGATTTCACTATCAGCGATGAAGATATGAAGACATTAAATGAATTTCCAGATACAGCTCCATCACATTTCCACAATCCTACTCAAGGATAG
- a CDS encoding helix-turn-helix domain-containing protein has protein sequence MMTIGRYLRTKRFFKELTLQQVVDTVRENYNFSTSTSVLSAIETDKNKILDGELLFVLADLYGADLTELSDLILKNLKANNRRN, from the coding sequence ATGATGACAATTGGAAGATATTTACGTACTAAAAGATTTTTTAAGGAATTAACTTTGCAACAGGTAGTTGATACTGTACGAGAGAATTATAATTTTTCAACATCAACTTCAGTTTTGAGTGCTATTGAAACTGATAAGAATAAAATTCTTGATGGCGAATTGTTATTTGTCTTAGCAGATTTATACGGTGCTGACTTAACAGAGTTAAGTGATTTGATCTTGAAAAATCTTAAAGCAAATAACAGAAGAAACTAA
- a CDS encoding Nramp family divalent metal transporter, with protein MKKSLDEINQSVKVPSVYETSFLQKFLAYSGPGALVAVGYMDPGNWLTSLSSGSQFKYQLLSVLLISIIIAMFMQSLAIKLGVVARQDLAQAIAQKVPKPIRYCLWILNEIAMMATDLTGVIGTAIALKLLFGLPLIFGILLTILDVLIVLLFLRFGIRRIEFIVLVAILTVGIIFGIEVFRANPAFGKIFQGVVPTSDIIHNHEKLVLSLGIMGATIMPHNLYLHSSLAQSRRYDYKDPLQVKEALRFANWDSNVHLVAAFIINALLLILGGTLFFHTNNQLASLQDVFNGLKNAAIVGKLASPVMSWLFAFALLITGLISSITSTLSGQIVMEGFLNIRLPLWQRRLLTRFVTLIPILIIGFLVNFNEQDFENLIVYAQIALSIALPFTLFPMILLTSNSKLMKEHTNNKLTTIVGLLLAGIITILNLRLIFSIL; from the coding sequence ATGAAAAAAAGTCTGGATGAAATAAATCAAAGTGTCAAAGTACCTAGTGTTTATGAGACTTCATTCTTACAAAAATTTCTAGCTTATAGTGGCCCAGGAGCTTTGGTTGCCGTTGGATACATGGATCCCGGGAATTGGCTAACTTCTCTTTCCAGTGGTAGTCAATTCAAGTATCAATTATTATCAGTTTTACTTATTTCTATAATTATTGCTATGTTCATGCAGTCATTAGCTATTAAACTCGGTGTTGTGGCTAGACAAGATTTAGCACAAGCCATTGCTCAAAAAGTTCCTAAACCAATTCGTTATTGTTTATGGATTCTCAACGAAATAGCAATGATGGCAACTGATTTAACTGGAGTTATCGGAACTGCAATTGCCTTAAAACTATTGTTTGGTTTACCTTTAATATTTGGCATTCTCTTAACTATTTTGGATGTCTTGATAGTTCTATTGTTTTTACGTTTTGGTATCCGCAGAATCGAGTTTATCGTCTTAGTAGCCATTTTGACGGTCGGAATTATCTTTGGAATCGAAGTCTTTCGAGCTAATCCCGCCTTTGGAAAAATATTTCAAGGTGTTGTTCCTACTAGTGACATTATCCATAATCATGAAAAATTGGTTTTGAGCTTGGGTATCATGGGAGCTACCATCATGCCTCACAATCTTTACTTACATTCTTCTTTAGCTCAAAGTCGCCGTTACGATTACAAAGATCCGCTTCAAGTTAAAGAAGCTTTACGTTTTGCTAACTGGGATTCAAACGTCCACTTGGTAGCAGCCTTTATTATCAATGCTTTATTATTGATTTTAGGTGGAACATTATTCTTCCATACTAATAATCAACTAGCTAGTTTACAGGATGTTTTTAATGGTCTAAAAAATGCTGCTATCGTAGGTAAATTAGCCAGTCCCGTTATGAGTTGGCTTTTTGCCTTTGCTCTTTTAATTACAGGGCTGATTTCTTCTATTACTAGTACTTTATCAGGACAAATCGTGATGGAAGGATTCTTAAATATACGCTTACCACTCTGGCAACGCCGTTTATTGACTAGATTTGTTACTTTAATTCCTATTTTGATCATTGGCTTTTTAGTTAACTTTAATGAGCAAGATTTCGAAAATCTAATCGTCTACGCTCAAATCGCATTAAGTATAGCCTTGCCATTTACGCTCTTTCCAATGATCTTGTTAACGTCAAATTCCAAATTGATGAAAGAACATACTAATAATAAATTAACGACTATTGTTGGCTTGCTTTTAGCTGGTATTATCACTATTTTGAATTTAAGATTAATTTTTTCAATTTTATAA